The Nitrospirota bacterium sequence ACCGAAAGAATATTTCAGAGATTAGGGATAAGCACATCAGAGGCTATAAATCTGTTTTTAGCCCAGGTCAAAATGCGCAAGGGCTTGCCATTCGATGTAAGGATTCCCAATAAAGCCACTCTGAAGGCGATGAAGGATGCGGATGAAGGGAAGAACCTGACCACATATGACAGCGTTGATGACTTTTTCAAAAAGATGGGCGTATAGTGCTAAATGTGAAAACCACAAACAAGTTCGAAAAAGATTTTGAACTGATGATCCGGCAGGGCAAGGATATAGAAAAACTAAAAATAATTATGCGAATGCTTGCACGCGAGGAAAGTCTTGAGCAGCGGCATAGAGACCATAAGTTGACAGGCAGCCATATCAGCCACAGAGAATGTCATGTAGAGCCTGACTGGCTGCTTGTTTATAAGGTGGATATAAAAGAGCAAACTATTACCTTTGTAAGAACCGGCAGCCACTCTGGGCTTTTTGGGTAATGACATAGCATTAAGGAATAACATGGAACAGAGATATAACTCATTCGGACAGTACATGAAAAAGCAGTTCGGGGCAACTGTTTATAAGGTTAACATTGACGCTGGCTTTACGTGCCCGAACAGGGACGGCAGCCTCGGTTTCGGAGGCTGCATTTACTGCAACAATGACAGCTTCAGGCCCGGCTCATGCAAGCCCACGATGTCAGTAAAAGAGCAGTTAAGAAACGGCATTGCATATCTCAGCAGGAGATACGGAGTCAGCAAATTTCTGGCATATTTTCAGCCGTATTCAAACACTTATGCGCCTGTTGAAGAACTTGAAATCTTTTACAAAGAAGCCCTTGCCGAGCCCGCAGTCATCGGCCTTGCCATAGGCACGAGGCCTGACTGCATAGACAGTGAAAAACTCGCATTGCTTGAATCTTTAACAGAGAAACATTTTATCCTTGTAGAATACGGGCTTCAGTCCATATACGAAAAAACACTCAGTTTCATAAACAGGGGGCATGATTATAAAACTTTCCTTGATGCGGTTTCACTGACGCGGAGCAAAGGGATATTTGTTGGCGCGCATCTGATTGTGGGGTTTCCAACAGAGACAAGAGAAGAAATGCTCAATATGGCGGAGGAGGTTTCAGGGCTTCACCTTGATTTCTTGAAGATACATCAGCTTCAGGTCATAAAAGATACTTCGCTGGCGCAGATGTATAAAGAAAATCCTTTTCATACATTTGAATATGAAGAATATCTGAATTTTGTTGTGGATTTCATAGAGAGGCTTTCTCCTGATATTGTTCTTCAGCGGCTCTTTGCAACAGCCCCTGACGACATACTTATTGCGCCGAGATGGGACAGGAGCAGGCATCAGATTACAAAAGACATTCAGCAGAGGTTTATTCAAAGGGATACCTTTCAGGGGAAGAAGTATAAGGGGCAGGGGGTTACTGCCCCTTTATC is a genomic window containing:
- a CDS encoding type II toxin-antitoxin system RelB/DinJ family antitoxin, with the protein product MTKTAMIRARTTPAVKADTERIFQRLGISTSEAINLFLAQVKMRKGLPFDVRIPNKATLKAMKDADEGKNLTTYDSVDDFFKKMGV
- a CDS encoding type II toxin-antitoxin system YafQ family toxin, giving the protein MLNVKTTNKFEKDFELMIRQGKDIEKLKIIMRMLAREESLEQRHRDHKLTGSHISHRECHVEPDWLLVYKVDIKEQTITFVRTGSHSGLFG
- a CDS encoding TIGR01212 family radical SAM protein (This family includes YhcC from E. coli K-12, an uncharacterized radical SAM protein.), with translation MGNDIALRNNMEQRYNSFGQYMKKQFGATVYKVNIDAGFTCPNRDGSLGFGGCIYCNNDSFRPGSCKPTMSVKEQLRNGIAYLSRRYGVSKFLAYFQPYSNTYAPVEELEIFYKEALAEPAVIGLAIGTRPDCIDSEKLALLESLTEKHFILVEYGLQSIYEKTLSFINRGHDYKTFLDAVSLTRSKGIFVGAHLIVGFPTETREEMLNMAEEVSGLHLDFLKIHQLQVIKDTSLAQMYKENPFHTFEYEEYLNFVVDFIERLSPDIVLQRLFATAPDDILIAPRWDRSRHQITKDIQQRFIQRDTFQGKKYKGQGVTAPLSAL